Proteins from a single region of Candidatus Puniceispirillum marinum IMCC1322:
- a CDS encoding aldehyde dehydrogenase family protein — MIDKTDLYIDGEWVKSIDGRVVPVINPATEEEYASITLAGKADTESAIAAAKRAFPAWSMTSPEERLDYLKKLLEVYQAREREMAHTISDEMGAPIDLAISEQASSGSSHLKAFIRTLAAFEWVRPLRPGTAGQDLTYEPAGVAALITPWNWPMNQVVLKVGAAIAAGCTMVLKPSEIAPMSGMLFAEMVHEVGLPAGVFNLINGDGVGAGSIMSSHPDIDVVSFTGSTRAGILITKAAADSVKNVSLELGGKSPNLIFDDCDIEAAVTRGTKFCFNNTGQSCNAATRMLVERSAYDQAVEVAARVADETKVDMPSKEGKHIGPLVSEAQFNKVQDLIQKGIDEGARLVAGGVGRPDGLNRGYFVRPTVFADTNNDMTIMREEIFGPVLSIMPFDTEDEAIAIANDTPFGLSAYLQTGDTERAHRVARQLRAGMVQVNGASRASGSPFGGFKQSGVGREGGAMGIEEFLEVKTISGIVDA; from the coding sequence ATGATTGATAAAACAGATCTCTACATTGATGGGGAATGGGTTAAAAGCATTGACGGGCGGGTAGTTCCGGTTATTAATCCGGCAACCGAAGAAGAATATGCCTCAATCACGCTTGCGGGCAAAGCCGATACCGAGTCAGCGATTGCGGCGGCAAAACGCGCATTTCCAGCATGGTCAATGACATCACCTGAAGAGCGTCTGGATTATCTGAAAAAGCTTCTTGAGGTATATCAGGCACGCGAACGTGAGATGGCACATACCATTTCTGACGAGATGGGCGCGCCGATTGACCTGGCTATTTCTGAGCAAGCCAGCTCTGGATCATCGCATCTCAAAGCTTTTATTCGCACATTGGCCGCTTTTGAATGGGTGCGCCCATTGCGCCCGGGTACGGCTGGTCAGGATCTAACCTATGAACCGGCTGGTGTGGCGGCGTTGATCACGCCATGGAACTGGCCCATGAATCAGGTTGTCTTGAAAGTCGGTGCGGCCATCGCGGCTGGGTGCACAATGGTGTTAAAGCCATCCGAAATTGCGCCGATGTCAGGTATGCTATTTGCCGAAATGGTTCATGAAGTTGGTTTGCCTGCGGGTGTTTTTAATTTGATTAATGGCGATGGTGTTGGTGCGGGCTCAATCATGTCATCACATCCTGATATTGATGTTGTCTCCTTTACCGGGTCAACGCGTGCTGGCATTTTGATTACGAAAGCCGCTGCCGACAGTGTCAAAAATGTATCTCTGGAACTGGGGGGCAAATCGCCTAATCTGATTTTTGACGATTGCGATATTGAAGCTGCCGTAACGCGTGGCACCAAATTCTGCTTTAATAATACGGGGCAGTCATGCAACGCGGCAACGCGGATGCTTGTCGAGCGCAGTGCCTATGATCAAGCGGTCGAAGTGGCTGCCAGAGTTGCCGATGAAACCAAGGTAGATATGCCATCCAAAGAGGGTAAGCATATCGGCCCGCTTGTGTCTGAGGCGCAATTCAATAAGGTGCAGGATCTGATTCAAAAAGGTATTGATGAAGGTGCGCGTCTTGTTGCTGGTGGTGTAGGTCGCCCAGATGGCTTGAACCGGGGATATTTTGTCAGGCCGACGGTCTTTGCCGACACAAATAATGACATGACGATCATGCGCGAAGAAATCTTTGGCCCGGTTTTATCAATTATGCCGTTCGATACTGAAGATGAGGCAATCGCAATCGCCAATGATACACCATTCGGGCTATCAGCCTATTTACAGACCGGTGACACCGAACGCGCACATCGTGTCGCGCGCCAGCTTCGTGCAGGCATGGTGCAGGTGAATGGGGCGTCGCGCGCATCAGGAAGCCCATTTGGTGGATTCAAGCAATCAGGTGTTGGCCGTGAAGGCGGTGCGATGGGTATTGAAGAATTTCTTGAAGTCAAAACAATCAGTGGAATTGTTGACGCCTGA
- a CDS encoding DMT family transporter — protein MPAFLLHLWNTPYVVLTLATMMWAGHTIAARISVNEISPMLLMELRWILCLLVLIVFCRKQLISQIPLVKERLGWVFMMGAFGMAGFTVFFILAAQHTTAVNLGITQGSIPAFVMIIGLVVLRTKISLLQICGLALSLAGVVLLVSGGSFSVFKSVQFNVGDLLMLVACLCYAGYTVGLSRRIVMSPVLMLAFFSAAAVVTLTISSAIEYAQGNLVMPGLKGWLLVIYCAIFPSLLAQLLFMRGVELAGSNRAGLYVNLVPVFAALFAVIILGEVMYFYHILSLAFVLGGIYMAERGKKALVR, from the coding sequence ATGCCAGCGTTTCTTTTACATTTATGGAACACACCGTATGTGGTTCTGACATTAGCCACCATGATGTGGGCAGGTCATACGATTGCGGCGCGCATTTCGGTTAATGAAATTTCACCAATGCTGTTGATGGAATTGCGCTGGATACTATGTCTGCTTGTGCTGATTGTGTTTTGCCGAAAACAACTCATATCTCAAATACCGCTAGTGAAAGAACGGCTTGGCTGGGTCTTTATGATGGGTGCTTTTGGCATGGCTGGCTTTACTGTTTTTTTCATTCTGGCCGCGCAACATACAACAGCGGTCAATCTTGGTATCACGCAAGGGTCGATTCCTGCCTTTGTCATGATTATCGGTCTTGTTGTTTTACGGACGAAGATTAGCCTTTTGCAAATTTGTGGCCTTGCGCTCTCGCTTGCAGGGGTCGTGCTGTTGGTCAGTGGCGGTTCATTTAGCGTGTTTAAAAGCGTCCAGTTCAATGTTGGTGACTTGTTGATGCTGGTGGCGTGTCTTTGTTATGCCGGCTATACAGTGGGCTTGAGCCGCAGGATTGTTATGTCGCCCGTCTTGATGTTGGCATTTTTCTCGGCTGCTGCAGTGGTGACGTTAACGATATCTAGTGCCATCGAATATGCACAAGGCAACTTAGTCATGCCCGGTTTAAAGGGATGGTTATTGGTGATTTATTGCGCCATTTTTCCTTCGTTATTAGCGCAGCTATTGTTTATGCGTGGGGTTGAACTGGCGGGATCTAACCGCGCAGGCCTATATGTTAATCTGGTACCGGTGTTTGCTGCACTATTTGCTGTGATCATTCTGGGCGAGGTTATGTATTTTTATCATATTTTATCTCTTGCATTCGTGCTTGGTGGTATTTACATGGCAGAAAGAGGTAAGAAAGCACTGGTACGGTAA
- a CDS encoding alanine/glycine:cation symporter family protein, translating to MHRFILPLIFSLLFITSAHAGIDETINNLTKPIAILIGQIVFFKIPIFGAQLPVVVLWLVAGAVFFTFYMGFVNLRGFKHAIQLVRGDYADPDSAGEVSHFQALATAVSGTVGIGNIGGVAVAVTVGGPGATFWLIVAGFLGMSTKFVECTLGVKYRSENPDGSVSGGPMYYLKKGFADRGMEGFGKFIGTFYAIGIFIGALGIGNMFQSNQAYVQLNHVSGGALDGLGWLVGLILAAVVFVVIIGGIKSIAKVTEKVVPFMAVFYCLFALIVILLNYASIPEAIANIFTGAFTGEGVAGGALGAMIIGFQRAVFSNEAGIGSASIAHAAVRTDEPVTEGYVSLLEPFIDTIVICTITALVIGTSQVADPGFAGDAKGIAMTSSAFERQFSWFPYPLALAAVLFAFSTMISWSYYGLKGWTYMFGEGEKGQNIYKVIFCAFVALGCMVQLGPLLDISDALVFLICVPNILGLYFLAPVVRAEMNSYLARLDSGEIKKFK from the coding sequence ATGCATCGCTTTATTCTTCCACTCATATTCTCGTTGCTGTTTATAACTTCGGCGCATGCGGGAATTGACGAAACTATCAACAATTTGACAAAGCCAATTGCCATTTTAATTGGACAAATCGTTTTTTTCAAAATCCCGATCTTTGGTGCTCAGTTGCCAGTAGTTGTACTTTGGCTTGTTGCGGGTGCCGTTTTCTTCACGTTTTATATGGGGTTTGTAAATCTGCGCGGATTTAAACATGCCATTCAGTTGGTACGCGGTGATTATGCCGATCCCGATAGTGCGGGTGAGGTATCTCACTTTCAGGCTTTAGCAACAGCTGTTTCAGGTACGGTTGGTATCGGTAACATCGGTGGTGTTGCCGTTGCGGTGACCGTTGGTGGCCCTGGTGCCACATTCTGGCTGATTGTTGCAGGCTTTCTTGGCATGTCCACCAAGTTTGTTGAATGTACACTTGGTGTGAAATATCGATCTGAAAACCCTGATGGCTCGGTTTCGGGCGGTCCTATGTATTATCTCAAAAAGGGCTTTGCCGATCGCGGCATGGAAGGGTTTGGAAAATTCATCGGCACCTTTTATGCGATTGGCATTTTTATCGGTGCACTTGGTATTGGTAATATGTTCCAATCCAATCAGGCATATGTGCAGTTAAACCACGTTTCAGGTGGCGCACTGGATGGGCTGGGATGGCTTGTTGGTCTTATTCTGGCGGCTGTTGTCTTTGTGGTTATTATCGGTGGTATTAAATCTATCGCCAAGGTGACCGAAAAGGTCGTTCCGTTCATGGCTGTATTTTACTGCCTTTTTGCACTGATCGTTATCTTGCTTAATTATGCCTCGATTCCAGAAGCGATCGCCAATATCTTTACCGGTGCCTTTACTGGCGAGGGAGTTGCAGGTGGTGCGCTTGGTGCGATGATTATCGGTTTCCAGCGTGCTGTCTTCTCGAACGAAGCTGGTATTGGTTCGGCGTCTATCGCCCATGCGGCTGTCCGGACAGACGAGCCTGTAACCGAGGGTTATGTGTCTCTGTTAGAGCCTTTCATTGATACGATTGTGATCTGTACGATCACAGCGCTTGTCATTGGCACATCTCAGGTTGCTGATCCTGGCTTTGCTGGTGATGCGAAAGGCATTGCCATGACATCATCAGCCTTTGAACGGCAATTCTCATGGTTCCCATATCCGCTTGCTTTGGCTGCGGTGTTGTTCGCATTTTCAACGATGATATCGTGGTCATATTACGGGCTCAAGGGATGGACATATATGTTTGGTGAAGGTGAAAAAGGACAGAATATCTACAAGGTTATATTTTGTGCGTTTGTTGCCTTGGGCTGTATGGTTCAGCTTGGACCATTGCTGGATATTTCAGACGCGCTGGTCTTCCTGATTTGTGTGCCTAATATCCTTGGTCTTTATTTCCTTGCACCTGTTGTGCGTGCGGAAATGAATTCCTATCTGGCGCGCTTGGATAGCGGAGAAATCAAGAAGTTCAAGTAA
- a CDS encoding universal stress protein: MTQCMLLAVDGSQGGDRALEYSIAQVKDRGIELIVAYVIEWSPYSFNTPEENAERHKRRESEISRAKKTIIDPAMEKLAGHNIKAESIVRHGAPVETLNDLAKKHNVDQIVIGRRGQSGIKSLLFGSVAGSLIQTSEVPITVVP; encoded by the coding sequence ATGACACAATGCATGTTACTTGCAGTTGATGGTAGCCAAGGTGGTGACCGTGCCTTGGAATATTCTATAGCTCAGGTCAAGGATCGCGGTATTGAGTTGATTGTCGCCTATGTTATCGAATGGTCTCCCTATTCATTCAATACACCTGAAGAAAATGCCGAACGGCATAAGCGTCGTGAGAGTGAAATTTCACGTGCCAAAAAGACGATTATTGACCCGGCAATGGAAAAACTTGCAGGTCATAATATCAAAGCGGAATCAATTGTCCGACATGGGGCCCCGGTGGAAACGCTCAACGACCTCGCCAAAAAACATAATGTAGATCAGATCGTGATTGGCCGTCGTGGTCAATCAGGCATCAAATCATTGTTGTTTGGAAGCGTGGCAGGAAGCCTCATTCAGACATCTGAAGTCCCAATCACTGTTGTACCATGA
- a CDS encoding ABC transporter permease — MAQLPPYTSTGERIWHYTFRVICGLVFIFLMLPILVVLPLSFNVSPYFSFTEGMLAFDPEAYSLRWYKDILTNGMKVPDAPFDWAWVSDTWNNSQWMRAIRNSFFIGICATLLSTALGTLAAIGLSREEMPYRRLIMSILISPMIVPLVITAAGMFFFYSKVQLSQTYLGVIMAHAVLGTPFVIITVTATLVGFDKSLVRAANSLGAGPITTFFRVQMPLIIPGVISGGLFAFITSFDEVVAVLFLASPEQRTIPRQMWSGIREQISPTILAVATLLVILSVILLTVIELLRRRSDRLRGVTTS, encoded by the coding sequence ATGGCACAACTTCCTCCCTATACCTCGACTGGCGAACGGATCTGGCATTACACATTCCGCGTGATATGCGGGCTTGTATTCATATTTTTGATGTTGCCTATTTTGGTTGTGTTGCCGTTATCATTCAATGTGTCTCCATATTTCAGCTTTACCGAAGGCATGCTGGCTTTTGACCCGGAAGCCTATTCGCTGCGCTGGTATAAAGATATTCTTACGAATGGTATGAAAGTCCCCGATGCGCCGTTTGACTGGGCGTGGGTCAGCGATACATGGAATAACTCGCAATGGATGCGGGCTATTCGTAACAGCTTTTTCATTGGTATCTGTGCGACTTTGTTATCGACGGCGCTGGGGACTTTGGCGGCGATTGGTCTGAGTCGTGAAGAAATGCCATATCGTCGGCTGATCATGTCAATTCTCATTTCACCGATGATTGTGCCATTGGTTATTACCGCGGCAGGCATGTTCTTTTTCTATTCCAAAGTACAGTTAAGCCAGACCTATTTAGGCGTGATCATGGCACATGCGGTGCTGGGAACGCCTTTTGTTATCATTACAGTGACGGCAACCCTGGTTGGTTTTGATAAATCGTTGGTGCGGGCTGCCAATTCACTAGGTGCCGGGCCAATTACGACCTTTTTCAGGGTGCAGATGCCACTAATCATTCCCGGAGTCATCTCGGGCGGACTGTTTGCCTTTATCACGTCATTTGACGAAGTGGTAGCCGTGCTGTTTCTTGCCAGCCCTGAACAGCGTACTATTCCGCGTCAAATGTGGTCAGGTATTCGTGAGCAGATCAGCCCGACGATTCTGGCAGTGGCCACTTTACTGGTTATATTATCTGTTATTCTGCTGACGGTAATTGAGTTGCTTCGGCGGCGGTCAGATCGTTTGCGCGGCGTCACCACAAGCTAG
- a CDS encoding ABC transporter permease, whose amino-acid sequence MNTISENMNKAPIVAADGTPLKKKLAQAMFRSRLRAAGLVLPLFGFVLASFVIPIFALMWQGVYNDTFERLMPATTIQLAAWDGVSEPTEDMYAALVADLIVARKEKTAGKVGSRVNQQLSGARSLFTGTARKAHKLEAPFKESVIKTKKKWGQIEYWQAMKLTSDSLTPGFYASSVDKTLTVTGDFVAVDENRQIYVKLFIRTFMISGSVMLMCLILGYPVAYLLATLPLKTSNLLMIMVLLPFWTSLLVRTTAWIAILQSQGVINDLLVWIGIAADDGRFSLIYNMTGTIVAMTHILLPFMILPLYSVMKTIPPSYMRAARSLGATPTLAFIKVYMPQTIPGVGAGGLLVFILAIGYYITPALVGGQDGQLISNMIAYHMQKSLNWSLAAALGGILLGCVLLLYWAYDRIIGIDNMKLG is encoded by the coding sequence ATGAACACCATTTCCGAAAACATGAATAAGGCACCAATTGTGGCCGCTGATGGCACGCCGCTTAAGAAAAAGCTGGCTCAGGCCATGTTCCGTAGCCGTTTGCGGGCTGCGGGTTTGGTTTTACCACTTTTTGGTTTTGTGCTGGCCAGTTTTGTGATCCCCATTTTTGCCCTGATGTGGCAAGGGGTTTATAACGATACTTTTGAACGGCTCATGCCTGCAACAACTATCCAGCTCGCGGCTTGGGATGGGGTCAGCGAACCGACGGAAGACATGTATGCGGCGCTGGTGGCTGATCTGATCGTGGCACGCAAGGAAAAAACGGCAGGTAAAGTGGGGTCTCGTGTAAACCAACAACTTTCAGGTGCACGGTCATTATTTACCGGTACCGCGCGCAAAGCGCATAAATTAGAAGCCCCCTTCAAAGAAAGCGTTATTAAAACCAAAAAGAAATGGGGCCAAATCGAATATTGGCAGGCAATGAAATTAACGTCAGATAGTCTGACACCCGGGTTTTATGCGTCCTCGGTTGATAAGACTCTCACTGTTACAGGTGATTTCGTCGCTGTTGATGAAAATAGACAGATTTATGTAAAGCTGTTCATCCGGACATTTATGATTTCGGGTAGTGTCATGCTGATGTGCCTTATCCTAGGCTATCCAGTTGCTTATCTATTGGCCACTTTGCCGCTGAAAACGTCGAACCTTCTGATGATTATGGTTCTATTGCCTTTCTGGACATCCTTGCTGGTTCGAACTACCGCATGGATTGCTATCTTGCAATCTCAGGGGGTGATCAATGATCTGCTGGTGTGGATAGGTATTGCCGCCGATGATGGACGGTTTTCGCTGATCTATAATATGACGGGCACTATCGTTGCGATGACGCATATTTTATTACCATTCATGATCCTGCCTTTGTATTCGGTCATGAAGACAATCCCTCCATCCTATATGCGGGCGGCACGTTCACTTGGGGCAACGCCAACATTGGCGTTTATCAAGGTTTATATGCCGCAAACAATTCCGGGTGTCGGCGCAGGTGGATTGCTGGTCTTTATTCTTGCAATTGGCTATTACATCACCCCAGCTTTGGTTGGTGGACAGGATGGTCAATTGATTTCGAACATGATTGCCTATCATATGCAAAAATCACTGAACTGGTCGCTGGCGGCGGCTCTGGGTGGTATTTTGCTAGGATGCGTCTTGCTTCTTTACTGGGCATATGACCGTATCATTGGCATCGATAATATGAAGCTGGGATAG
- a CDS encoding polyamine ABC transporter substrate-binding protein — protein MSKLTNKLVAIAAMSAFTAGSAVAADLTVVSWGGAYTKSQVEAYHKPWMASTGKTIVSEDYGGGIAEIKAQVESGNVTWDVVDVELSDAIRACDEGLLEEIDPSMLPAAPDGTPAVDDFLPGTLHDCAVSNIIWSSVYVYDSSKVRNWNAPKTMADFFNTDAYPGKRGMRKNPKVTLEFALIADGVPTSEVYDVLGTEEGVARAFAKLDTIKDDIVWWEAGAQPPQLLADGEVIFTTAWNGRVFNAVAAEDQTFEMVWDGQVYDLDLWVIPKGSKNKEAAMDFVAFSTATEQLAAQASWISYGPARASSVAKIGTYHDNPAINMADHMPTAPANFKNALQNDFEFWADNADELNERFNSWLAK, from the coding sequence ATGTCTAAACTTACCAATAAACTGGTCGCTATTGCGGCAATGTCGGCTTTTACGGCAGGCAGTGCTGTTGCGGCAGACCTGACAGTCGTATCATGGGGTGGTGCGTACACCAAATCCCAGGTCGAGGCCTATCATAAGCCTTGGATGGCTAGCACAGGCAAGACCATTGTGTCTGAAGATTACGGCGGGGGTATTGCCGAGATCAAAGCACAGGTTGAGTCAGGTAACGTAACCTGGGATGTTGTTGACGTTGAATTGTCAGACGCGATCCGCGCTTGTGATGAAGGTCTTCTTGAAGAAATCGATCCCAGCATGCTGCCAGCAGCGCCTGATGGTACGCCGGCGGTAGATGACTTCCTGCCAGGTACATTGCATGATTGCGCTGTATCAAACATCATCTGGTCATCTGTATATGTTTACGATTCAAGCAAGGTTCGTAACTGGAATGCGCCAAAGACCATGGCTGACTTCTTTAACACCGATGCCTATCCGGGCAAGCGTGGCATGCGTAAGAATCCTAAGGTGACTCTGGAATTCGCATTGATCGCCGATGGCGTTCCAACAAGTGAAGTCTATGACGTTCTGGGTACCGAAGAAGGTGTTGCACGTGCGTTTGCCAAGCTTGATACCATCAAAGACGATATCGTCTGGTGGGAAGCTGGTGCACAGCCACCACAGTTGCTTGCTGACGGTGAAGTGATCTTCACAACAGCGTGGAATGGTCGTGTGTTCAACGCGGTTGCGGCTGAAGACCAGACATTCGAAATGGTCTGGGACGGTCAGGTTTATGACCTTGATCTCTGGGTCATTCCAAAAGGCAGCAAGAACAAAGAAGCGGCAATGGACTTTGTTGCCTTCTCAACTGCCACTGAGCAGCTTGCTGCACAGGCCTCATGGATTTCATATGGTCCTGCGCGTGCATCTTCAGTTGCCAAGATTGGTACTTACCATGATAACCCGGCGATCAACATGGCAGACCACATGCCAACAGCTCCTGCTAATTTCAAAAATGCGTTGCAAAACGATTTTGAATTCTGGGCTGATAATGCTGACGAATTGAACGAGCGTTTCAATTCTTGGTTGGCCAAGTAA
- a CDS encoding ABC transporter ATP-binding protein codes for MSVMSAPQNAFVSFQGVQKSYDGVSLVVKDLNLDIAEGEFVTMLGPSGSGKTTCLMMLAGFETATHGDIKLNNVAINNIPPHKRGIGMVFQNYALFPHMTVAENLAFPLKVRKFNSSDVEDKVRNVLDMVQMRQFADRKPAQLSGGQQQRIALARALVFNPSLVLMDEPLGALDKQLREHMQYEIKHIHENLGVTVVYVTHDQSEALTMSNRIAVFDDGIIQQLDDPVTLYEKPENAFVAQFIGENNQLPGVVDNVSGNVASVKLDQGDIVKALAVNIDGPGSKTMLSIRPERCVLTDKKSKSMSALDAKVLELIYLGDHIRCRMMVTGNDQFIVKVPNTAGPLGLDIGADLFVAWNTDDCRALDCGTTV; via the coding sequence ATGTCAGTAATGTCCGCGCCGCAAAACGCTTTTGTATCATTTCAGGGTGTTCAAAAAAGCTATGATGGTGTCTCGCTTGTGGTCAAGGATCTGAACCTTGATATTGCCGAGGGTGAATTCGTCACCATGCTTGGGCCATCAGGTTCGGGTAAAACAACCTGTCTGATGATGCTTGCCGGTTTTGAAACCGCAACGCATGGCGACATCAAACTCAATAATGTGGCGATCAACAACATCCCGCCGCATAAACGCGGTATCGGGATGGTGTTTCAAAATTACGCACTGTTTCCGCATATGACGGTGGCTGAAAATCTGGCCTTTCCGCTTAAAGTCCGTAAATTCAATTCGTCTGATGTAGAAGACAAAGTTCGTAACGTTCTAGATATGGTGCAGATGCGGCAGTTTGCTGATCGTAAACCAGCCCAGCTTTCGGGTGGTCAGCAACAGCGTATCGCGCTAGCAAGAGCACTGGTTTTCAACCCTAGCCTTGTTTTGATGGATGAGCCGCTTGGCGCGCTTGATAAGCAACTTCGTGAGCATATGCAGTATGAGATTAAGCATATCCATGAAAATCTAGGTGTGACGGTTGTTTATGTAACGCATGATCAATCCGAGGCATTGACCATGTCAAATCGGATTGCGGTGTTTGATGATGGCATTATTCAACAGCTTGACGATCCCGTTACGCTTTATGAAAAGCCGGAAAATGCCTTCGTTGCGCAGTTTATTGGCGAAAATAACCAGCTTCCAGGTGTTGTGGATAATGTAAGCGGTAATGTTGCCAGCGTTAAGCTGGATCAGGGCGATATTGTTAAGGCTTTGGCTGTGAATATTGATGGGCCAGGTTCCAAAACAATGCTGTCTATCCGCCCAGAGAGGTGCGTATTGACCGACAAGAAATCTAAGTCAATGAGCGCACTGGATGCAAAGGTTTTGGAACTGATCTATCTAGGCGACCATATCAGGTGCCGGATGATGGTGACTGGCAATGATCAATTTATCGTAAAGGTGCCAAACACGGCAGGACCTTTGGGACTGGACATTGGTGCAGATTTATTTGTGGCTTGGAATACGGATGATTGCCGGGCACTTGATTGCGGGACAACAGTTTGA
- a CDS encoding M24 family metallopeptidase yields the protein MSDDQMLHVTRWHNGEKTFQPFSSGEMNRRSDAMMAIMGKLDIDACLFTSYHNVCYFSGFLYCQFGRRYGAVLGKDGVTTISAAIDGGQPWRRSTGDNVTYTDWRRDSYFTALKDLLKGVKRLGIEFDHVNLDLKVLLEEQFPGVELVDCATAAMNLRTIKSAEEHVLIRKGAEMCRVGGRAVMEAVKAGVPEHEVAIASTNAMVRAIADSFPFVELMDTWTWFQSGINTDGAHNPVTNKLIEDGDILSLNTFPMMFGYYTALERTLFCGSASNAHHDLWQKNCAVHVRGMELLKPGAKCADVAAELNEMYREWDLLKYRSFGYGHSFGVLCHYYGREASVELREDIQTELKPGMVVSMEPMIMIPEGDSGAGGYREHDILIITEDGAENITQFPFGTDEMIVGR from the coding sequence ATGTCCGACGATCAGATGCTTCATGTTACCCGCTGGCATAATGGGGAAAAGACCTTCCAGCCTTTTTCTAGTGGTGAAATGAATCGTCGTAGTGATGCGATGATGGCGATAATGGGCAAGCTGGATATTGATGCCTGTTTGTTCACATCCTATCATAATGTCTGCTATTTTTCGGGCTTTCTATATTGCCAGTTTGGGCGGCGCTATGGTGCGGTTCTGGGCAAGGATGGCGTCACCACTATTTCGGCTGCGATTGATGGTGGCCAGCCTTGGCGCCGTTCGACAGGCGATAATGTGACCTACACCGATTGGCGTCGTGACAGCTATTTCACCGCCCTCAAAGACCTTCTCAAGGGCGTAAAACGTCTTGGTATCGAATTTGATCATGTCAATCTGGATTTAAAAGTCCTGCTTGAGGAACAGTTTCCGGGCGTCGAACTGGTCGATTGTGCCACCGCCGCGATGAATCTGCGCACCATCAAAAGTGCCGAAGAACATGTTCTGATCCGCAAAGGTGCCGAAATGTGCCGCGTTGGTGGCCGTGCGGTTATGGAAGCTGTAAAAGCTGGCGTGCCCGAACATGAAGTTGCTATAGCCTCAACAAATGCCATGGTGCGGGCGATTGCCGATTCCTTTCCCTTTGTCGAATTGATGGATACATGGACATGGTTCCAGTCGGGCATCAATACCGATGGGGCGCATAATCCGGTCACCAACAAGCTGATCGAAGATGGTGATATTTTATCGCTCAACACATTTCCGATGATGTTCGGCTATTACACCGCGCTGGAACGCACCCTGTTTTGCGGGTCGGCATCGAACGCGCATCACGATCTCTGGCAGAAAAACTGCGCCGTGCATGTGCGTGGCATGGAACTGCTGAAACCCGGTGCCAAATGTGCCGATGTAGCGGCCGAACTCAATGAAATGTATCGCGAGTGGGACTTGTTGAAATACCGGTCATTTGGCTATGGCCATTCCTTTGGCGTGCTGTGCCATTATTACGGGCGCGAAGCCTCGGTTGAATTGCGCGAGGATATCCAGACCGAACTGAAACCGGGCATGGTGGTGTCGATGGAACCAATGATCATGATCCCCGAAGGCGACTCAGGGGCTGGCGGCTACCGTGAGCATGATATCCTGATTATCACCGAAGATGGCGCGGAAAACATCACCCAATTCCCATTTGGCACCGATGAAATGATCGTCGGGCGGTAA